The proteins below are encoded in one region of Archocentrus centrarchus isolate MPI-CPG fArcCen1 chromosome 13, fArcCen1, whole genome shotgun sequence:
- the ypel2b gene encoding protein yippee-like 2 codes for MVRMTRSKTFQAYLPSCHRTYSCIHCRAHLANHDELISKSFQGSQGRAYLFNSVVNVGCGPAEERVLLTGLHAVADIYCENCKTTLGWKYEHAFESSQKYKEGKFIIELAHMIKDNGWD; via the exons ATGGTCAGGATGACGCGCTCCAAGACCTTCCAGGCATATCTGCCGAGTTGTCACCGGACCTACAGCTGCATCCACTGCCGAGCTCACCTGGCCAACCACGACGAGCTCATCTCCAAG TCGTTCCAGGGCAGCCAGGGCAGAGCCTACCTGTTCAACTCAGT GGTGAACGTTGGGTGTGGCCCTGCAGAGGAGAGAGTTCTGCTGACAGGCCTGCATGCTGTAGCAGATATCTACTGTGAGAACTGCAAGACAACCCTTGGCTGGAAATAC GAACATGCTTTTGAGAGCAGTCAGAAGTATAAAGAGGGTAAATTCATCATCGAGCTGGCCCACATGATCAAAGACAACGGCTGGGACTGA
- the tmem120ab gene encoding transmembrane protein 120A-like, whose protein sequence is MSPSLKDILEEWKVLEEEYQQLEETHRMYLKKLDELSKLQNRCSSSISHQRKRLNEMSRLVKKSSKGSPEEDAKMVDELKEKIKTRPNAFFEMEAFLPKKNGLYLSLVLGNVNVTLLNKQSKFAYKDEYEKFKLYLTVILLQFSFICCFFVSYRFLDAILNFLLVWYYCTLTIRESILITNGSRIKGWWVFHHYISALLSGVMLTWPEGNLYHTFRNQFLAYSLYQSFVQCLQCYYQSGCLYRLRALGERHNMDLTVEGFQSWMWKGLTFLLPFLFFGHFWQLFNGLCLFRMAQLPECKEWQVSVCGLCFLILFMGNFFTTLAVVRQKLKSRNQKPKSL, encoded by the exons ATGTCACCAAGTTTGAAAGACATCTTGGAGGAATGGAAAGTGCTGGAAGAAGAGTATCAGCAACTTGAG GAGACACACAGAATGTATTTAAAGAAACTGGATGAACTCTCCAAACTGCAAAACCGCTGCTCTTCCTCTATTTCCCATCAGAGGAAAAGACTGAATGAGATGTCCCGCCTGGTGAAGAA ATCCAGCAAAGGGTCACCAGAAGAAGATGCTAAGATGGTGGatgaactaaaagaaaaaatcaagaCCCGACCAAATGCTTTCTTTGAAATGGAAGCCTTTCTCCCTAAGAAAAATGG GCTTTACCTCAGTCTGGTTCTTGGCAATGTGAATGTCACTCTTCTCAACAAGCAGTCAAA ATTTGCTTacaaagatgaatatgagaaGTTCAAGCTGTACCTCACAGTCATTCTGCTGCAGTTCTCCTTCATTTGCTGTTTCTTTGTGAGCTACAG ATTTCTTGATGCCATCCTCAATTTTCTGCTGGTGTGGTACTATTGTACCCTAACTATCAGGGAGAGTATCCTCATCACCAACGGCTCCAG AATCAAAGGTTGGTGGGTTTTTCATCACTACATATCAGCTCTTTTGTCTGGTGTAATGCTGACATG GCCAGAGGGAAACCTGTACCACACATTCAGGAACCAGTTCCTCGCCTACTCTCTGTATCAAA GTTTTGTTCAGTGTCTGCAGTGCTATTATCAGAGTGGATGTCTGTATAGACTGCGAGCCCTGGGAGAAAGACACAACATGGATCTGACTGTTG AGGGATTTCAGTCCTGGATGTGGAAAGGGCTGACGTTTCTTTTACCGTTCCTGTTTTTTGGTCAT TTCTGGCAGCTCTTCAACGGGCTGTGTCTGTTCAGAATGGCTCAGCTCCCAGAGTGCAAAGAATGGCAG GTTTCAGTGTGTGGGCTCTGCTTCCTTATTCTCTTTATGGGAAATTTCTTCACCACCCTCGCAGTCGTTCGTCAGAAGCTTAAGAGCAGGAATCAGAAACCAAAGAGCCTGTGA
- the gdpd1 gene encoding lysophospholipase D GDPD1: protein MCAAVYVLSTVTGYVLTSALLLKCPNLLYRKKRETFLSKHISHRGGAGENLENTMAAFKHAVDIGTDMLELDCHLTKDEQVVVSHDTNLQRACGINANISDMTYAELPPYFCRLGVTFQRECFCEGGEDKRIPLLRDVFDAFPNTPVNIDIKVNNDTLIKKVSELIVKYDREHLTVWGNSSNQIVKKCYRENPHIPVLFSFPRVLQLLGLFYTGLLPFVPIKEQFLEIPMPSIITKLEDPNRLTRSRRFIAWLADTLLMRKALFDHLTARGIQVYIWVLNDEEDFQRAFDLGATGVMTDFPTKLKDFMDRNGLSKAE from the exons ATGTGTGCTGCTGTGTATGTCCTGTCAACGGTAACGGGCTATGTGCTCACGTCTGCCCTGCTGCTAAAATGCCCTAATCTTCTGTATCGAAAGAAGCGAGAGACTTTCCTCAGCAAGCACATTTCCCATCGTGGAG GCGCAGGTGAAAATCTGGAAAACACCATGGCAGCTTTCAAGCA CGCTGTGGATATTGGAACAGATATGCTTGAGCTGGACTGCCACCTGACAAAAGATGAACAGGTAGTGGTTTCACATGATACCAACTTACAGCGGGCCTGTGGCATCAACGCCAACATCTCTGACATGACCTATGCT GAACTCCCTCCATACTTCTGCAGGCTGGGTGTAACCTTTCAGCGAG AGTGCTTCTGCGAGGGAGGAGAGGACAAACGCATCCCTCTCCTCAGGGacgtttttgatgcatttcctAATACCCCTGTCAACATTGACATCAAGGTTAACAATGACACGCTTATCAAGAAg GTCTCTGAGCTGATCGTTAAGTATGACAGAGAACATCTGACTGTCTGGGGCAACTCCAGCAACCAGATTGTGAAAAAGTGTTACAGAGAG AACCCTCATATTCCAGTGCTGTTCAGCTTTCCCAGAGTATTGCAGCTGTTAGGCCTCTTCTACACCGGCCTCCTACCCTTTGTTCCAATCAAGGAGCAGTTCCTGGAGATCCCCATGCCTTCCATTATAACTAA ACTGGAAGATCCTAACAGGTTAACTAGAAGTCGGCGATTTATTGCCTGGCTGGCAGACAC TCTGCTGATGAGGAAGGCTCTTTTTGACCATTTAACTGCCCGGGGAATTCAG GTCTACATTTGGGTGCTGAATGATGAGGAGGACTTCCAGAGGGCGTTTGATTTGGGGGCCACAGGAGTTATGACAGATTTTCCCACCAAGCTTAAAGACTTCATGGACAGGAACGGCCTTTCCAAAGCGGAGTGA